The segment ataaacaaatattttcaagccTATTTTATATGTTTATCTTGAATAGACGTCAAACTTTAAttgccagcagccagggaaacATATACCCTTGAAAAGTAACAAGTCCCTGTTACTTCTTTTCATCTGGATATCTgataaaattcctttaaaattagtATTCAACACCTCAGAATTcatgcacacagagctggtATAATTTGTCTTTCTGACACACTTAACCCAACAAGTGGGTTCCTTAGTCTTTTTGATGGAAAAGTAAGATTAAAGACAATTATTTCACTTTCTCTAAGACTTTGCACAGTGATACAAGAATCACTACTCATCCCTGCAGTAGGTCAGATCAAGCTTATTCACTTGCTGCAAGTTTGATTTGTCATGAATAGAATGGTGATATGAAAACCACttgaaaaattatatattatttcCTATAACTTTTATAAATGTTGTCTGTGAAAACATTTCTATAATTGTGTGCTCCTTTTACCAGCacaagattttcctttttataattGTCTAGGAAAAGCTGTCTGTCATGGATTCTTATATCAAAGAACAATTTTTGCTAAGTGTTGACGATATGCTCAATCTTAGCTTGTACAGAGAGATACATTGATTAGTAGCCAAAGCAGCAGATAATAGTAGCTTTATCTttcaaaaattgcattttagaAATTCACACCTTGCATTCAAATACTTGCTATGGTTTGCTTTGATAATGTTAGTTTTTATCAGTACTGTGAGGTTCAGGAATCCAGTCATTAGTGCTATATTCAGTCTCAGACTTGTATGTGACTTCCAAATTTTAGAGTCAGTGTTATTAACTTCTAATGATGCCATCTCCTGGTgactgctgcctgtgctgatgTTGTTATTGAGGAGCAGTACAGAGgagatggaaaataaacatcAAAACCAACAGGACTGATGAAAACAAGACTGAAGTGGGAGTGTATGTGTGGTAAGGATTTTCCCTTGCAGTACGGAACCAGACTGCAGTGGCAGATACTTAGTTAACTGTTAGAAAATAATCCATCAGTGTGTGAGCTGCTGAGGACAGGTTCATTCTTCCTGTGCACTTGTACAGTACATGGCACAGAAAAATGTCAGCCTTGGTCAGGGCTTGTAGGCACACTGGAGGCTACGTGCCGCAAATAATACAGCTGTGTTTTAACACAATGATGTTGATTGTAATTAATGTATATGGCTTTTAAAGTTATTGTTTACAATGAATCCACAGCTAGCTAATAATGcctcattttcttcccttgtttTCTTCAGGATTTCTCTTTATTCGCTTGTGGAACCTCCATTGATTGTGACACCAAAgtctgctccagagctgccctcaTTTGCTGgacaaatacacacacatacacaccaACATGCATGCCACAGTGCCGGGGTTCATTGGCTTAATAGACTTTCAACAAGCAGCCTTTCTGCAAGTACTAAATTAATCTAAATTCTTAACACTCACGTTGACACTAGCATGTTTGTCTCCTGTTGAAAGCTACGCTGTCTACCTTGAGGTATGTTTCTGTGTAAAACAGTGAAAACGGCTCTGTCAGTTCAATAAACTTACGGGCTTGAGTATCTTTCCATGTGACCCGCTGGGAGAACAAGTTACTCATAATTCTTACTttcataattacagtaatttcatgactataaggtgcacccttttgactaaaattttggcccaaacctggaagtgcacattatagtccggtgcgccttatttatggacaaagttgcgaaattttccaacacagaagtgggagctgtgagggggGGGGCGGCGCCTCGGGAGCACTGAGCCACACGGgggggcagggagctgccagctccgGCCCAGCTGGAGTGGGGCGGGGAGGCAGGGAGCCAGCGGCCCTGACCTGGCAGGAGTGGCTGACCCGGCAGAAGTGGTGCGTGGGGAAGGAGGCGCGTGTCCCTGGCTGCCGCGTGgcgagggagggaggcagggagccaGTGGGCACCTCGAGCCAActcagaagtgcgagctgcggcCATGCcacggcagccctgagctgccctggacCATGAGCAGCCCCTGTTattaatttgttactttgttgcacatggcacagctcctcgctgcaaaaaaaagaagtgcaccttatagtctggtgcgccttatataatgtacaaagttgcgaaatttgctgactcccggaggtgcacccTATAATCcatgtgccttatagttgtgaaattactgtaactgaatTTGCTACATTTTTCATTGTAGTGCCTATTTTTATATCTTAAATCatgcctattttttttcctgaaacttAAACAAATTTCAGTATCATTTACAAAGAGAAGATGACAAAATGCTATGTAATATTCCATTAATGGTGTCATTACTGCCGAGTAAATAATGatctttttctgttgttcccGTGTGATGTTGTACTACTTACATactaaaatggaaatacaggaACAGCTTTTCTGCCCATTGGCATTTAGTTTTTGCACTGTCTCTGCATGCTGATGTCCTCTTTTGAAACTAAGACTGACACTATTTCTAACTAACTAAGCTGTTAATATTAAAGCAGTGATAACACAACCAGTTTTGGCTTGTCTGACTGTGGACTCTGCTTCACTTTTGCAGCATGTCTCTGCTACATCTGTCAGCAAAGATGGTCTATCTGGGAATTAGGCCAATAGAAtgagaaaagaacattttggaTGGGTGAGTGGACCTGTCTGACTGTGGATGATATCAATACAAAGAAGACAATAGATACATGCCTCTGTGGTCTTCTTACCTACTCAAACTGTTTGAGAAAGCTGCAACAGATATACTTGATCCCCGGAATTCATATTTGCTACTTAGTTTTACCTGCATGGGTGATTTCCTGTTCTAGTTGTTGGACTGGAGTTTGGCCTCCATATGTTCTAGCAATGTCGAagtttttcagctcttttaGGTTAGCATAAGCTAATGATAAGCATACAATGTGTGCTCAGATGAAAGAAGAACACACTTAGGAATGTTCTTATTAATGGGTTATAACCTCAGTGAAGAATAGTGGAGGgtagacacagagcagggaccaTGCATGTGTACTTCTTGTTTCCATTAAAGACTGATgttgaaagcaaaaagaaatttctgtctCTGTTACCAAAATGGATCATAAATGATATTGGCATGATTTAGCAAACCAACACCAGCATAGGAAAACAGAGCTCAATCCATTTTAACATCATGTGGCCTCCataacatacagtaatttcacgaatacaagccgcaccgttttgaccaaaattttgctcccacactggaaatgcagcttatactcaggagctGCCAATATgcgaataattttctgacattttcaaccccaggagtgcaaaccgagtcagtgcaaactgcaaagttgagtacctgccagtaaaaccctgcatttatgcagttgttacaaattggttactctgttgcgcagctggtggagctgctccatgcaggcaacacaggggatggggaaggcggggcagctctctcgTGCTGGCCCCGaggctcggggggaggcaggggttctctcctgctggccccgcggctcgagGGGCTCTCATCCCACGTGccaccgcggcaggagcaggcaggctccatccccgcctcctACCgctgccgcgggtgccggcgggctccatgccccccctgccaccccggggcagcgccgggccagggtaGCCGAGCtcagcggtggcggcggcaggccCTGAGCGGTCCCGTCGagtggcagtgccgagctgggccacccagccctgtcggcagccccgagccctcatggccagagccgagccagtaaaccccgccctgccacgattctgttactatttggcaactttgttgcacacggatcctccctgcaaatgacagaacagcttatactcaggtgcggcttatttatggacaaagaacgaaatgtttgccaacacccggcgatgcggcttatactcagtgcggcttgtattcgtgaaattactgtactttcaaagCTAATTAAGGTGTACAGGCACTTTGTTTTCCAGGAGAGATTTCCTTCTTGCGCAAAAAGTAGCttcagtgctggtgctgcattAAACAAATTTGAGGTGAGAAAACATAATGCTGGGACTGGAAGAACAAGACTAACATGTTAGCATGGGACCTGACAAGTCTGATagtgttttgtctttttaaaaaagttttttggTCCAAGAAACCCCCTTTAAAAGAGTTCATGTACAGAGTCAGGTGGGAAGGTTCTTTGacaccattttttctttttgatccTAACTCTGCTTGTTCTCCATAAAGATGCTCTTGCAAATATTGTCTTTTCAGCATTGTACCACTTCTTTagctttaattaaattttttcctgatactCCTTTTCATGCTTTTTGAAGGGACGTAATCTTGGTGATTCAAAACCATGAAGAACAATTTTCCCCACAAAACTTCCTAGGATTTGACAACAGCTTTTATGTCAGCACAACAGACAGAActatcagggttttttttgtgtatatAATTGAGATTTATTCTTGTTTATAACCTTTTGTGATGATTTATAGATAGGATGGATCACATGGATCTTTCTGTTTATTGGGAAGATCCAAACAACTTATTGTAGAGTACAGGCTAAAAGATGCATTACTGGTAAGAGATGTTATGTGCCATGCTTACAAAGGAATTTAATGTTCAGCACTGTTGCTGTCCAGTGGCAGAAAGCTCTGGGCAGATGGGTTGAAAATGACTGTCATAGTCCTGCCAGATCCAGCTCTTTGATTTGGACTTCACAGGTTGTCTGTCTATTTCTGCTCACAGAAAGCCAGTGAAAGGTGACAAGCTATGGCCCAGACAAAGCGTGAAGCTCAGAGAAGTATCTCAGCTGTCAGAGAGAGAGATCTGACTTCTTCGGACCAGCTGCCGGAGGCTCAGCTGGACAGTGTGCTTCCTTTAACTGTAATGCCAGTGCCCTTCTGGCTGTTTGCTTTTGAGATTTTAGCAGTACTTCTGTCCTCATAGTACATTCCCAACATTTCATCCAAGTGTTATCAAAACAAATAATATCTGAAGTCTCACAGTTTATAATCTATATAAATTGTAGTTTTGTAAAGACATGATTGGGATGCAGCAGATGAAAACAGCTGCTAATGAAGGCTATTTTGGTGCCAGCAAGTACCTGAAGAAAAATGCTAGACCCAACATGCATAAGGCATCTGGTTTTATTCCAGTGACATATGGCAGCTTCATGACCTTATAAAGAAGTCACCCTCACAGCAGCATAAGCCAAGGGCAAGGTCAATCAGCCAAATGTAGAGGCAATTACAGATTTTAATATCTTCTCTGACCAAGAAGGTGTTTTGCAATCACAAGGAGTACTCACAAAGCTGGGTATTTTTGCAGAGGGCAAGTATAGAGCTGCTATGCTGTTGTTAAGTCTCCCATGTTGTACATGACTGTGCTGCAAAAGATGAGGCAGATGTGAATTACAGGTGATGATAGCAGGGTAGCTAGATAGGCCTCCATGAGACGTACACCTATAACTTTGGACAATGCTCCTAAATATATAGTTTAACTTTTAGGTTCTCCTGTGTGGATACAGGAGTTGGGCTTTATGGGCCTTGTGAGTATCTTCCAATTCATAATATTCTATGATAATGTGATTCTAATTCACAGGGCTGCTCAACATGTGAGCCAGCCTGCTGTATTATATTACCCTTCCAATTTATGGAAGACAAAATATGAAGTTGCTGTATATTTGCTCAGGTGTATGAAGTCTATGGATGTAATGATCCAGATTCATAGCCCGACACTGTGAGATTCAATGACATAtgaacagcaaaacaaaaccttagCACTCTCAAATATGcagattaaaaacagaaaggacCCCCAAATAACTCTGGATAAAGAAGTGTGGGAAATTACTTCTAATTCTGTTTTGGCTGGCTTCTCTAGGTGAGAGAAGGCTATTGGCACCTATAGGTACTATTAACACTTCTCAGGGGCTACAGAAATCCCTATCTCCTCGATGGGAATAAAGTAATCTCAAGAGATAACCATCAGATACTCAGAAAGACACATAAGTGATACTTCCTCAGTATCTGGTACCTGAAAGCTAGCTTTTACAGGTTTTTGTGTGCATCTTGGTGCTCTACATGGCCTTATGCAAAACGATTCTCTTCCTCTGAATGGGCAGTGTGTTAAGGGCAGATGGCAGCAGCCCTCTGCAGATCTGTGCCtagcagcagagctccagctccagggctctTGGCTCCAGAGAGGACAGTCTCTCCACCACATTCTTCCCCAATCTGGGCTCTTATCAGCTGTGGCATGTCCCTAGGAGAGATGGAGGCTGGAGCAATTGCAAGGGTGAAGCCACTGAGGCCAGCTGCAGGCGGCACCATTTGTTTTAGTTCTAGAGTCAGCTGCGAGGAGGAAAAGATCTAGGGCACTGGGGCCCTGTGGATCATCTGATAAATACTTCTCTTTGAGGGTCTTCTCCCTGCCCAAATGTGGCTGCATATAGAGAAGGCACATGCATGAACTTGCTGCGACAGATGTCTACTTTACTGGGATGTGCCATGTTTGACAGAGTGATCTGTGAGTTAGCATGAGGCTGAAGAGTAAGCATTGCTGTTTGCTATAAACAAACCTTAGCAAAGTGCCTGTAATTGCACTGTTAGAAGGTTGGCCGGGCCTAGATGGTAACAGGGGAGGAAAATAATGCTTTCTTTTATCTGTTCTTGCAAACAGCTGGAGACAGATAAAAGCAGGGACAGTTTTAACCTAAGCAAAGATTGTGACTCTGTGCTTTCCTTTGTTCTTTAgtgctttctgttttcctccctcgaagttacatttttatttgcaaatgaGACTATGCATGGGACAGCTTCTGCAtacttttccccctcttcttgtttttctttaacttaAGGAGATATATTTTACTTCTAATTTGACTCCTGTGGCTGGTTCTGCTTCAGAAGTATATGAGGAACACAGACTGAACTTCCTCCTGCCTACTCCTCAGCAACTTCCAAACCTCTGACACAAACACAAGATGAATATCATCCACAACTAACTGACACTGAGAGAGTAATTTTGTCATAGTATGGTTGATGTAAAAACATCCTGAAGCAGAATGTTCACATTTTCCAGTAACAGAATGCAATGGGATAAGAGAGAAAACGAGCTGCTATCTTcaaatcaaacaaataaaaaccctcTGGTTTTTCATCCAGAGAAAATTTCAAATTGTGGCATTCAAAGTCAGTAATAAATTGCACTGACATAATTAAAACTACTTATGCATCCAAATTCCCCATGCAATGCTTTGAGACTgcagaaacagaacagaactgTAGAAAGAAATAATCTGATGCCCCGTACTAATGTTTTGGTatgacaggaaaatatttctttactaGACATTTCAGTTGCTTTAATTCTGCAAATCAAGACCAACTCTATAAGGAATTGCCTCATCAGGGTGTCTCTTGCAGGCACATAGGCTGATCTACATAGGGAATTATTCCAGTTCAATTTTTTATGATTAAATCTATTGAGGGTGTTATTGAAACAGAAATAGCTATTCTGTTGTAATACCTgtattaaaacacttttttcttttgttaattgAAATCTTTAATGGCTCTGTATTAAATTTTCTACAgggataaaaaataaatatcactTCAGATGTATTTTTATGGTACTATGCATACtcctttaaaaagtaaagacTATTTGAAGCACATTACAAGCAATACAAATATTGCCTACGACTTGTCAAGTATGCTTTATGGAAAGCCAAGATGATTTCACAATGGCATTCCTGAAATTTCAGCCTCTGTTAAATAAAGGCACAACACTTTTCCTCCAGCAGTTCTCTTTGATATTTAAGTATCCTAAGATGGTCTGTGGAAACAGAAGCTGATGGGCACAGACAAGCTTGTGTGAAATAATAGGAAAAGGACCAGTTCTAGTCTAGTGAGAGAAGCCTTGTCTCCAGCACAAGTTTAGAGTTTGGAAATTAATAGTATGAACACTTGTAGTATTTAACATGAATATGTTTTTACACAATGACTCCCTTTAATAGTCTGATCCTGAGTGGTCATAGATTTAAAGGCAGGCACTATATTGTTGGTATTGcatcttttctgtttaaaaactgAATTGTCTTGATTTTCAgcatcaaataaataaaaaaatttaagaatttaTTATATCGAACATTTAAAAGATGTTAAGACTTTTCTTCATCACTAATGCCCTTTTCatcaataaaattataaatctgATTGCTTCTATGAGGTGGCTCTACTTTAAAAGCATGAAGATACATTTTAGTTTtatctttgcaatttttttcaaaacaaacctGTTTCTGCTCTATAACCTTGCATTAAAATGCACTTACATgttcaaatattttgtattttgtagcCTAGATATACtaacttttaaattatatattaatcAAGACAACTATGCCATAGAAAAAGTTAAGCAAAGTTGCTCTTTACTGTCATTTTAAGCATGAGACACTCTTATTTCTGGGATATGAAGTAAACCCCCAAAAGAGAAATAACCATCACTTATGTGTTCTTAATTTGTTTCCTGTCATACAGATTATGCATATAAACAATTTTGctgtaataaaaaatgaataaaaacagaaagactATGTAACTTTTGTAATTTTCTATATTAGGCCTTGAAAGATATTTGCTCTTAAACCCCTCCTTATGTTGAGTCATGTATGGTCACTCTACCCTATGCTTTTATTACAAGATAAAATATAATGACAAATGGTAGATAAGAATTTTCAAGTTTAAATGAAGTTAAACATAAAGTTTTTGGCAATgaaatcagttttatttattaaaagagTTGTACTGTGTATGAAAGAAATTACCATCATTTACAATACTTCAGGCATAGAATATTGTGGGGTGGTTTGCTTCCACTGGAAGAGcagcattttggaaataaaaaatcgTTAGAATCAGACATTGATAGCAGTATTAATATAatgatataataataaatacttCACATTCATATAATCTGAATTTATAACAACCCAGGTATTTCAACATTAACTAATACATCTTAATCTGCCTCCAACATGCAGGTAGTAGTCTTCTGTAGCTCATAGAGTAAATGTGTGATTGACTGTATGGTGAGGGTTATATCAGCCCTGAGTATTTCCCCTTGTCCAGTTTCACAGCTGCAGGCTAGCAGAACTTCAGGGGGATGATGAGCAGGCAAGCGACTGAAAACACTGTTTGCTGTAATCTTAAACCACTGGAATACAGTATGATAATTTCCTCTGTTTCCGATTCCAGAtcttaaaggaaataaaatcaaggaAATGAAATGGTTAATGAGTAAATATGTAAATTTGAAAACATAAGGATATTTAACAGGAAAGTCCTCTGACATCTCACAGGTACTTAAGTTAAAGGTATCAGCTGTTAAAGTCAATCAAAGGGACTATTCTCAGAGGAGAGATGTAAATAGATGTCCCATCAATGATCGTTTGAGGAGCAACTGATAGCACTTATCAGCTCTTGCAGGCATTAATCTCAGAATAATCAAAGGTAAATACCAAGCAAAAGCAAGAGGAAGAACTTCACAAGAGGTAAGCACTCCAGCCTGAATGTCAGCTTTTAACCCTTCCTTTAACAAGGGATTTGGTTTTTAGCAAAAGCAGAGAAGCCATACCCACATGTATGTGAAAGCCACAGAATGACTGCTCAGGGGATTCTCCAATGAGACCTTTACTGTCTTATATTAAGCTGAGCTCAAGAGTTGTAAGCAGTAGACTGCTTTTACAGAGCATGGGGAGGCCCATTATGTGTTTTGCTCCTGTAATGAGGAACAATAAGGCTGATTCAAAGGTGAACATGTAAAGAGTTTAACGAGCAAGCTGTGTGCCACatatacagaaataaagaatacaGAAAACTTCAAGGAAAAAGTAGTtctgatagatttttttttttttttgttccaggGCTACAAAGGTAGGAATGTCACCTTTCTAATGTTTTGATTTACATCTGAGTTGGTTCTACAGCTCAGAAGTCACAGCTTCAAGGCACTGCTACTCAGGTTGGAATCTGGTCAGGAAACAAGAGACTGCTTGGGGTGCAAATGAATCTTGAAACTCTTTAGGTCTGTTGTTTTCTTACCCTGCTAAGTAGTAATGTTGGCAcaactgaaggaaaacacaagATGGGATTGAGATATTACGGGTGGAAAGGCAAGAATATTTTGCACTGATTTTGCCACTGAAGAGAAAGTATTATTAAATCCTTATCAGTGTTCTCAAGAGTATTGAGAACAGTCTGGATCAGTCAGTTCTCTGTGGAAAATAATATTAGTATAGCAAATCTTTAGATATTCTTTAAATGCTTGTTGATACACTGTTTCAAAAAATATTCAACCgttttttcagggaatttcaCAGCTGATACAGAAAGATTTGACTTAAAATGATATGGTGCTTTTGAGGAGACTAGGTAGCATTACTTTACACTGATCAGGATACTGgctacatatttttttttgtgtggtgtGTTCAGTCTTAAAACTCATACAAGAATATTCTGAAGATTGAGATAcagaatctttaaaaaaagattcaGATTCATTTTGTGTCATTTATATCTGATGATTGATGATTCTGTGTGTTAAGTAGACACAACTTTTTTCTCTGGTGTAATACCAGTTTCTACTTCTACCACACCAGTACACACActactgttttttctctttatctAAGAAAcatgtttgtttgcttggatTTAGTTTAGTTGTAGAAATTGTGCTGGTTAAGTGGGAAGTAACACATGTACAGATTTTGCAGAACAGACAAGTATTTAACCTCTGTAATCTTCAATTGCACTGGTGGACGTTTCCTAATGTAAGGAATTATGAACATCTGAAAGTGTCTTATGTGATGCAGTGTACAGTCAAGACCAGTGCTTTTTACTGTCTCACTAACGCATTCTCTGAAGCAAAGCAACCCACTGTAGAAGTCCAGCTAATGCCCATACAATATCCTCTGAGTACCCTACCACTGCAGAAGACAATTCTGTCACCTGCGGGATAAAAATGCTTGATCTAATGCCATTTCTTACCACAGGTCCTGTGCATTACTTCTGAGAGACAGTGCAGTGTACCATAGCCACACCGACAAAGCCAGCAGCCCTTCAGCACCCAGACGCCGTGAGCaatgctgccacagctgctgccagcaagggAGAGAGACATTAGGTACATCCCTGACCCCACCACAGAAAATAACCACCCCGAGCACCCCACCCATTTCCTCTGATTTTGGTCTGGCTTTTTTACCCTAGCCGCTCGTCATGTTCACAGAATCTGCCAGTGAAGTGCTTTTGGCAGGCACAGAAGGTCCCCAGGATGCAAGTCCCTCCATTCTGGCAGCAGCGTCTGTTCAGTTTTTTACCTGCAAGACAATATTGCAGAAGTTAACAAGCATCTCAGGGGCTCTGAACCTCACCTTTTCCTCACTTGTTCTCTCAGGTCTCTCCAGTTCCCAAAGTCTCTTAAGGATATCTAGTTTTATTGTCTTTAGAGACAATAAAATTATATGCTTATTAGGAGTGTTTGCTCAGCTAAACCCAGTTTGTTTAGTTAAGGATTAGAAACAA is part of the Catharus ustulatus isolate bCatUst1 chromosome Z, bCatUst1.pri.v2, whole genome shotgun sequence genome and harbors:
- the LOC117010948 gene encoding cryptic protein-like encodes the protein MYWGNHLRVLLTVALVWQAVHLEKGPEREESKEDVKSLNATAQKQQPKNEGTFINVLSDMNQSYKSRKQQNSRSFVPFTGITESKKLNRRCCQNGGTCILGTFCACQKHFTGRFCEHDERLGCGSIAHGVWVLKGCWLCRCGYGTLHCLSEVMHRTCDLESETEEIIILYSSGLRLQQTVFSVACLLIIPLKFC